Within Paeniglutamicibacter psychrophenolicus, the genomic segment CGGAGCCAACTACGGCTCCTTGCTGACCGTCGTGGTGCTTCTTGCAACGCTCATGGTGCTTGGCACGGTCCTGGGAGACTGGCTTTCCGCGCTGACCGGCCTGACCCTTCCCGCCTATGTTGGTGCGATGATCGTTGCCGTGATCTTCCGCAACGTGAATGACAAGTTTGCCTGGTTCAAGATCAACGACGATGCGGTTGAACTGATCTCCAAGTTTGCCCTCGGCTTCTTCCTGACCCTTGCCATGATGAGCCTGAAAATGTGGGAGCTTGCCTCGCTGGCGGGCCCGCTGGTGATCATCCTGGTGGTCCAGCTGGCATTCATCTTGATCTTCGCGGTAGTCGTTGTCTTCCGCATGCTGGGCAAGAACTACGATGCGGCAACCATGGTTGCAGGATTCATTGGCCACGGACTGGGCGCCGCACCCAACGCGCTTGCCAACATGGATGCGTTCAACGCCAAGTTCGGTGTCCGCTCCGAACGTGCATTCCTGATCGTGCCGCTGGCAGGGGCTGTGCTCGTTGACCTGGTGGCGCTGCCATGGATCGTTTGGTGCATGAACCTGGTCAGCTGACGCGATGCGTTGATTGACGGCAATAACCGCGGCCCCCATGCATCTTGCGATGCGTGGGGGCCGCGGTTGGTCAACGAGGAAGTACTACGTGGTTTCGTTCTCGTATTCGGCCAGCACGTCCTTGCCGATCTTGAACGCGGTGTTGGCCGCCGGGACCGAGCAGTAGATGGCCGACTGCAGGAAGACTTCCTTGATCTCGTCCGCACTCATGCCATTGCGCAGCGCCGCGTGCACATGCATTTCCAGCTCTTCCCAGTAGCCGCCGGCGATCAGCGCGGTCAGCGTGATGGCGCTGCGCGTGGTGCGCGGCAGCCCGTCGCGGGTCCAGATGGTGCCCCACGCGTAGCGGGTGATCATTTCCTGGAACTCGTCGGTGAAGTTGGTCGAGTTGGCGGTGGCCCGGGCGACGTGCTCGCTGCCAAGCACCTGCTTGCGGACTTCCAGGCCGGCGTCGTAGCTGTCTCCGGGCAGGCGTTCGGAGGCGGTCATGCGGTCTTCTCCGCGGTGATGGAAGCGAAGAAATCGACCAGCAGCGCGGAAGTGGTCTCCGGGTCCTCGGCCGGGGCCAGGTGCGCGACGGTGTCGATGGTCGCTGCCGTGCCGTTGGCGGCGTGCTCGGCAATGAAGATGGCATCGGACGGCGGGCAGACCACGTCGTGGGCGCCGGCGATGGCCAGGATCGGGTCCTTCATGCCGGCCAGGGCTTCGCGCATGTCGTAGCCGGCAAGCGCGCCGCAGGCGTGGGCGTAGGAGAACCTGTCGGCGTCCTGCAGGTTGTGCAAAAGGTCGGTGGAGCGGACCGGGTGCGCCTCGATGTAGCCTGGGGCGAACCAGCGCTCGGCGGACCCGCTGAGCACCACCGGGGTGCCGGCCTTGGCGACCAGCTCGGCGCGATCGGCCCAGCCCTCGGGGGTGCCGATCTTTGCCGCGGAGCAGAGAACTGACAGCCCGGCGAAGGCGCCGGGGAAGTCGTTGGCCAGCTGCAGGGCGATGGCCCCGCCGATGGAGACACCGGCGTAGTACAGCGTCGCCTCCTGGGCGATGACCTCGTCGGTGCGCAGCGCATCGACCATCTCCATGACACCGGCGGCCAGCTCACCCATGCTGAAGGGCCCGGTGGAGGGCTCGGATTCGCCGTGGCCGGGCAAGTCCCAGGCCACCAGCTGGAAGTGGTCCTTCAGGTACGGGACGGCCGGGCCCCACAGGGCCAGCGCGCCGGTGCCCAGCGAGGGACCAAGCACCAGGGTGGGCAAGGCGCTGGCCGGGTTCAGCAGGGACGGGGTCAAGGTCGGGATGCTCAAGCGTTCTTCCAATCGTTGAAGTCGTCGCGGATGCGGTTGATGAAATCGTGGGCCGAGCCGAGGTAGCTGGCCGGGTTCAGCAGGTCGTCAAGGAACAGCTGGTTGTCCAGGTCCGAGGGCAGGACCCCCTGCAACAGGCTGCGCAGCGGGGTGCCGGTGCGCAGGGATTCGAGGACCAGTTCCTGCACCGCGGCCTTGCCGCCGGCCACCAGCGGCGAGGCGACGGTGGAGATCCGCTCGGAGACCAAAAGGTCCCCGGACAGGGCCATATTCCGGGCCATGGCCTCGGGGTGCACGCCCAGCCCGGAGGCCAGGACCGAGGCGTGGTGCGCGGCGCCGCCGGCAAGCCGGACGAGCTCCCGCAGGGCGGACCACTCGGTGTGCCAGCCGCCGTCGGGCCGCTCGTCCACGGCCGTGCCGGCAGCGGTGTAGAGGGTTGCAAGATGCGCGGGGGCGGCCAGTGCCGCGTTGCGCAGCAGCACCGAATGCACGGGGTTCTGCTTCTGCGGCATGGCCGAGGATCCGCCCTTGCCGGCCTCGCGGGGTTCGGACAGCTCGGCGATTTCCGGGCGGGAGGCGGTGAGCACGTCGGCGCCGAAGGTGCCGGTTGCCGCTGCCACGGAGGCCAGCGCGGAGCCCAGGGCAAGGACCGGCTGGCGGACGGTGTGCCACGGGGCCACGGGGACGGCCAGGCCGAGCTCGGCGGCGAGGTTGGCGGTGAGTTCTGCGGCGCGGGCCGAAAGCTGGTGGTCGGACTTGTACGGCAGGGCCGCGCCCAGGCGCTGGTGCAGCGAGGCCAGGGTACCCACGGCTCCGCCCCATTGCAGGGGCAGTTCGGCCGCGGCGGCGTCGAGTTGTCGGCCGGCCGCGGTGAGGGCGGCGAGCCAGTTGGCGGCGCGCAGCCCGAAGACTGTGGGCAGCGCGTGCTGGGTCAGTGAGCGGGCCACGCAGAGGGTGGCGGAGTGCCGGTGGGCGAGCGCGGACAGGGAGTCGGCGGCGGCGAGCAGGTCGTTGCGCATCGATGCGATGGAGCGGGACGCAAGGAGCATCAGGGCGCTGTCGATCACGTCCTGGCTGGTGGCGCCGCGGTGCAGGGCCAGCGCCGCGGTGGACGGGGCGCCGGAGGCGGCGAGCTGTTCGCGCATCATGCCCAGCAGCGGGATCAACGCGTTGGCGCCGTCGGGCCCGCGCCCGGCCAGTGCGCCCAGGTCGTAGAGCTCGACCTTGGAGATGGCGGTGACGGCATCGGCGTCCGCCTGGCTGCAGAGCCCGGCCTCGGCCTGGACCCTGGCCCAGGCGGATTCAACGTCGAGCATGCCCTGGGCGAAGGCGGCATCCGAGGCGGCTTCGGCAACTGGTGTTGCCGCCCAGGCGGGGGTCAGCAATCCGTAATCGACCGGGTACATTCGCTGCTGCATCTCCTTGGAAGGGGGCGGGACAAGGTGGCTTCTGCGGTTCCGGGGGAATACCCCGGGAACCACTGGGGGGTGGACCCCCCAAAGCCCCCGCGGTGCCGGAACCCGCATTTCCATCATCCCGGTTCGGGGACGGAACGGCGAGTTCCGCGGCAGGCGGGGGCCAAAGGGGTGCGCGTGTTACGACTCGCGCGGGTAGGAGAGGAACACCGTTTCGTTCTCGCCCTGCAGCGAAACGTCGAAGCGCAGCGAGCCGTCGGCCTCGCGGGTGGCGACCAGCGTCTTGCGGCCGGCCTCATCCAGCGATGCCAGCAGCGGGTCGTTGGCCAGCGCCGCGGTGTCCTCGGGCAGGTAGATGCGCGTGAACAGGCGGTTGAGCAGGCCGCGGGCGAAGACCGTGAGCATGATGAACGGTGCCTTGCCCTCCTCGGTGGCCCCGGGGTTCAGCGTGGTGAAGGTGTAGTGCCCGACGTTGTCCACCGCGGTGCGGCCCCAGCCGGTGAAGGTGTAGCCGTCGCGCACCAGCGAGCCGTCCTTGGCCACGACGTTGCCGTGCTCGTCGGCCTGCCAGATTTCCAGCAGGGCATCGGGGATGACGGTGCCGTTGCCGTCGGTGACGACCCCGTGCAGGCGGACGGCTCCGGGGCGGGCCTGGTTGACCAGCTCGTTGTCCTTGTCGAAGGGCAGTGCGTAGCCGTAGAACGGGCCGATGGTCTGTCCCGGGGTGGGGGCGAGCTCCAGCGCCGGTGCTGTGTTTGCGGTGGTCATTAGTTCTCTCCCTCTTCGTCTTCCATCCAGGTCCGGTTGCTGCCGGTGAGCACGATGTCCCAGTTGTAGCCGGTGGCCCATTCGTGGGACGTGATCGAGTGGTCGTAGGTGGCAACCAGGCGGTCGCGGGCATCCGCGTCGGTGATGGCCTGGTAGATGGGGTCGAGGCTGAACAGCGGGTCGCCCGGGAAGTACATCTGGGTGATCATGCGCTGGGTGAAGTCGGTGCCGAAGAGCGAGAAGTGGATGTGCGCCGGGCGCCAGGCGTTGTGGTGGTTCTTCCACGGGTAGGGCGCCGGCTTGATGGTGGTGAAGGAGTATTCGCCGTTGGGGCCGGTGATGGCACGGCCCACGCCGGTGAAGTTCGGGTCGATCGGGGCCGGGTGCTGGTCGCGCTTGTGGATGTAGCGTCCGGCGGCGTTGGCCTGCCAGACCTCGATCAGCTGGCCGGCCACGGGGCGGCCGTCGCCGTCGAGCACGCGCCCGGCCACCACGATGCGCTCGCCGATCGGCTCGCCGTTGTGCTGGATGGTCAAATCCGATTCCAGGGCGTGCACGTCGCGCTCGCCGAAGGCGGGGGAGTGCAGCTCGATGGTCTCGGGGTCCGCGTGGTGCAGGTTCTTGGTGGGGTGGCGCAACAGCGAGGAGCGGTAGGGCGCAAAATCGATGCGTGGCTGCGTCTCGGCCCTGGCTCCGTCAAGGACGGACTGCTTGTAGGCGGCGTGGATGTCGGTGATCTCGGCGGAGATGGCGTCCTGCGAGAGCGTCGTGGCTGCGGGGTCCAGCACGTGCGAATCGGTGAAGGACTCGGTCGAGGTGGCTTCGGTGCTCACTGCGTGCTCCTTTCGGTGGGGGGAATGCGGGAAATGGATGGAGGGAAGAAGGCTAGGAGTGGGGCCAGCCGGTGTAGGACTCGGCCAGGTATTGCTGCCCGTAACGCGAGGAGGTCACGGTGTCGAGCTCGCCCAGGGCTCGCTGGGCCATGAACGGGTCGGCGTTCACCGGGGTGTGCAGCATCGAGGTCATCCAGTAGGAGAAGTTCTGCGCCTTCCACACGCGCTTCAAGGCCGTGGCCGAGTAGCCGTGCAGCAGCGCGTCGTTCTTGGTGGCGTAGAAGGAATCCAGGGCCTCGAAGAGCACCTTGACGTCGGCGAAGGCCAGGTTCAGGCCCTTGGCGCCGGTGGGCGGGACGGTGTGCCCGGCATCGCCGATGAGGAAGAGCCGGCCGTGGGAGAGCGGTTCGCGGACGAACGAGCGGAACTTCAGCACGGTCTTGTCGAAGATCTTCCCGGTCTTCAGCGTGAACCCGTCGGGTCCGTCGACGCGGCGCTGCAGCTCGGACCAGATGCGGTCCTCGGACCAATCGTCGGTGTTTTCGTTGGGGTCGCACTGGAAGTACATGCGCTGGACGGTCTCCGAGCGCTGGGAGATCAACGCGAAGCCGTGCGGGGAGTTGGCGTAGATCAGTTCCTTGGAGGACTTCGGTGCCTCGGTGAGGATCCCGAACCAGGCGAAGGGGTATTCGACCTTGAAGTCCTTGCGGTTGGTTTCCGGGATCTGCCGGCGGCAGAAGGAACGCGAGCCGTCGGCGCCCACGAGGATGTCGCAGTGCACCTCGAATTCGGTGCCGGATTCGTCGGTGAAGACGAACTTCGGGGTGTCGGTTTCCAGGTCCATGAGCTCGGTGACCTCGCAGGAGAAGCGTACGTCCCCGGAATCGCGTTTGCGGGCAGCGGCGAGGTCGACGAAGACCTCGTTCTGTGCGTAGAGCGTGACGGTGGCGTCGACCAGGTCGGTGAAGTCCAGCGGGTGGGATTCGCCGTTGAAGCGCAGGTCGATGCCCTCGTGCTCGTCGCCGTGGGTCAGCACGCGCCCGTCGACACCGGAGTCCACGAGCATCTTCACGGCCTGGGCCTCGAGGATGCCGGCGCGGTGGGTGTTGCGGATGGTCTCGTGGTCGCGGGCCTCGACCACGATGTTCTCGATGCCGGTCTTGGCCAAAAGGTGCGAGAGCATCAGGCCGGCGGGGCCGCCGCCGACGATGCCGACCTTGGTCTTGAGGATGGTGCGCTCTGTGGCCATGGGGCGATCGAGTCCTTAGATGCTCGGTGGCGTTTCCCCGTGGACTGCCGTGCACCGTTGCGCTGGACGCCTGGGGGAGGCCACATGAATGTGATTCGTCTGCAAACAGTCTGTGGGCGCGGGCACACAAAGCACATGCCCTATCTCATTGAATGAGAATATGATGGGCGGGCGCGGACCTCGCCCGAGGGCTGGCGGGCACCTGGAGCGTGCAACAGTGTGAGGGGTGCCGGCTGTCAGGTGCCGTAGAGGGTGACCGCGGTGGCCTTGAGGACGAAGTACGCCTGCGTGCCGGGAACCAGCCCGAGGTCGGCCAGCGCCGCCGGGGTGATGTCAGCGGCCAGGTCGCCGGCCCGCACGCGGATGGCATCCCCGTGCGGTTCCAGGTCGGTGATGGTGGCGCGAAGCAGGTTCCGCGGGCTGCCGTGCGGCGGATCCAGGTACACGGAGACCGCCGAGGGTCGGAAGGCCGCAGCCGCCGGGTCGCCCGGGGACAGCGTCTCCTCCGCGGCTCCGCTGACCAGCCCGTAGCGGGTCTCGATCCCCTCGGCGCGGGCGGTTCCGGTGAGCAGGTTCAGTCCGGCGAGCCCGGCGGCAAAGCGCGAGCGCGGCCTGTTGAGCACCTCGCGGGTCGCCCCGGCCTCGGTGATGCGCCCGTGCTCCATGACGATGACCGCATCGGCGAGCATCAGGGCGTCGAGCACGTCGTGCGTGACGATGATGGCGTTGCGGCCGGCCAGCACGTGCTTCAGCAACCGGCGCATCAAGGGCGCGGCATGGATGTCCAGGGCGGCCATGGGCTCATCGAGCAGCAACAGGTCCGGCCCGGCAGCCAGCGCCCGGGCCACCGCGACCCGCTGGGCCTGCCCGCCGGACAGCTCCCCGGGACGCCTGGACTCCAGGGCCCCGGTGTCGGTGGAGGCAAGCCATTGGCGCGCCAGGGCCCTGGCCTTGGGGCCGGGCGTGCCGGTGCTGCGCGGGCCGAAGGCCACGTTCTCCAGCACGCTCAGGTGCGGGAAGAGCAGGGGTTCCTGCGCCAGCAGCGCGGTGCCCCGGGCATGCGGCGCCAGCCAGGCCGGCCTGGTGGAACCGAGGTCGAAGAGGGAGCGCTCGCCGATCCTGGCGCTGCCGGAATCCGGTCGCAGCAGCCCGGCGATGATGGCCAGCAACGTGGACTTGCCCGCCCCGTTGGGCCCCAGCACGGCCAGGGTCTGTCCCGGGGCCATGTCCAGTGCAACCTCGAAGTTCCGGGATGCCAGCGCGGCCTCGAACCTGAAACCCATCTAGCTCGCCTCCGCCATCGATTTCTGCCGATGCGGGGAGCCATAGGACAGGGCCACGACGATGACGGCCACGGCAACCAGCACCAGGGACAGCGCGACGGCCGCATCGGCGTCGGTCTCGCGCTGCAGGTAGATTTCCAGCGGAAGGGTCCGGGTGACGCCCTGCAGGGAACCGGCGAAGGTCAGGGTCGCCCCGAATTCCCCGAGGCTGCGGGCGAATGAGAGCACCGCTCCGGAGGCCAACCCGGGAAGCACCAGCGGCAGGGTCACGCGGCGCAGCACCGTGCTGGGCCGTGCCCCCAGCGTTGCGGCGACCGCCTCGTACTTGCCGCCCGCGGTGCGCAGGGCGCCCTCGAGGCTGACCACCAGGAAGGGCAGCGCGACGAAGGTCTGCGCCAGGACCACCGCGGTGGTGGAGAACGCGATCTGGATGCCGGCGATTTCCAGGTACCGGCCCAGCAGGCCCTGGCGCCCGAAGGTATAGA encodes:
- a CDS encoding 4-hydroxybenzoate 3-monooxygenase, giving the protein MATERTILKTKVGIVGGGPAGLMLSHLLAKTGIENIVVEARDHETIRNTHRAGILEAQAVKMLVDSGVDGRVLTHGDEHEGIDLRFNGESHPLDFTDLVDATVTLYAQNEVFVDLAAARKRDSGDVRFSCEVTELMDLETDTPKFVFTDESGTEFEVHCDILVGADGSRSFCRRQIPETNRKDFKVEYPFAWFGILTEAPKSSKELIYANSPHGFALISQRSETVQRMYFQCDPNENTDDWSEDRIWSELQRRVDGPDGFTLKTGKIFDKTVLKFRSFVREPLSHGRLFLIGDAGHTVPPTGAKGLNLAFADVKVLFEALDSFYATKNDALLHGYSATALKRVWKAQNFSYWMTSMLHTPVNADPFMAQRALGELDTVTSSRYGQQYLAESYTGWPHS
- a CDS encoding sulfate/molybdate ABC transporter ATP-binding protein gives rise to the protein MGFRFEAALASRNFEVALDMAPGQTLAVLGPNGAGKSTLLAIIAGLLRPDSGSARIGERSLFDLGSTRPAWLAPHARGTALLAQEPLLFPHLSVLENVAFGPRSTGTPGPKARALARQWLASTDTGALESRRPGELSGGQAQRVAVARALAAGPDLLLLDEPMAALDIHAAPLMRRLLKHVLAGRNAIIVTHDVLDALMLADAVIVMEHGRITEAGATREVLNRPRSRFAAGLAGLNLLTGTARAEGIETRYGLVSGAAEETLSPGDPAAAAFRPSAVSVYLDPPHGSPRNLLRATITDLEPHGDAIRVRAGDLAADITPAALADLGLVPGTQAYFVLKATAVTLYGT
- the pcaC gene encoding 4-carboxymuconolactone decarboxylase, which gives rise to MTASERLPGDSYDAGLEVRKQVLGSEHVARATANSTNFTDEFQEMITRYAWGTIWTRDGLPRTTRSAITLTALIAGGYWEELEMHVHAALRNGMSADEIKEVFLQSAIYCSVPAANTAFKIGKDVLAEYENETT
- the pcaG gene encoding protocatechuate 3,4-dioxygenase subunit alpha yields the protein MTTANTAPALELAPTPGQTIGPFYGYALPFDKDNELVNQARPGAVRLHGVVTDGNGTVIPDALLEIWQADEHGNVVAKDGSLVRDGYTFTGWGRTAVDNVGHYTFTTLNPGATEEGKAPFIMLTVFARGLLNRLFTRIYLPEDTAALANDPLLASLDEAGRKTLVATREADGSLRFDVSLQGENETVFLSYPRES
- a CDS encoding lyase family protein; amino-acid sequence: MQQRMYPVDYGLLTPAWAATPVAEAASDAAFAQGMLDVESAWARVQAEAGLCSQADADAVTAISKVELYDLGALAGRGPDGANALIPLLGMMREQLAASGAPSTAALALHRGATSQDVIDSALMLLASRSIASMRNDLLAAADSLSALAHRHSATLCVARSLTQHALPTVFGLRAANWLAALTAAGRQLDAAAAELPLQWGGAVGTLASLHQRLGAALPYKSDHQLSARAAELTANLAAELGLAVPVAPWHTVRQPVLALGSALASVAAATGTFGADVLTASRPEIAELSEPREAGKGGSSAMPQKQNPVHSVLLRNAALAAPAHLATLYTAAGTAVDERPDGGWHTEWSALRELVRLAGGAAHHASVLASGLGVHPEAMARNMALSGDLLVSERISTVASPLVAGGKAAVQELVLESLRTGTPLRSLLQGVLPSDLDNQLFLDDLLNPASYLGSAHDFINRIRDDFNDWKNA
- the pcaH gene encoding protocatechuate 3,4-dioxygenase subunit beta produces the protein MSTEATSTESFTDSHVLDPAATTLSQDAISAEITDIHAAYKQSVLDGARAETQPRIDFAPYRSSLLRHPTKNLHHADPETIELHSPAFGERDVHALESDLTIQHNGEPIGERIVVAGRVLDGDGRPVAGQLIEVWQANAAGRYIHKRDQHPAPIDPNFTGVGRAITGPNGEYSFTTIKPAPYPWKNHHNAWRPAHIHFSLFGTDFTQRMITQMYFPGDPLFSLDPIYQAITDADARDRLVATYDHSITSHEWATGYNWDIVLTGSNRTWMEDEEGEN
- a CDS encoding alpha/beta fold hydrolase, translating into MSIPTLTPSLLNPASALPTLVLGPSLGTGALALWGPAVPYLKDHFQLVAWDLPGHGESEPSTGPFSMGELAAGVMEMVDALRTDEVIAQEATLYYAGVSIGGAIALQLANDFPGAFAGLSVLCSAAKIGTPEGWADRAELVAKAGTPVVLSGSAERWFAPGYIEAHPVRSTDLLHNLQDADRFSYAHACGALAGYDMREALAGMKDPILAIAGAHDVVCPPSDAIFIAEHAANGTAATIDTVAHLAPAEDPETTSALLVDFFASITAEKTA
- a CDS encoding ABC transporter permease gives rise to the protein MRRRSGTGYTAVPPWIYALAAVGALFVMLPLVAMAVKINWAQFIPLITSESSLTALGLSLRTSTASTALCIVLGIPLALVLARGDFPGQRVLRAFVLLPLVLPPVVGGIALLYTFGRQGLLGRYLEIAGIQIAFSTTAVVLAQTFVALPFLVVSLEGALRTAGGKYEAVAATLGARPSTVLRRVTLPLVLPGLASGAVLSFARSLGEFGATLTFAGSLQGVTRTLPLEIYLQRETDADAAVALSLVLVAVAVIVVALSYGSPHRQKSMAEAS